A single Nicotiana tabacum cultivar K326 chromosome 5, ASM71507v2, whole genome shotgun sequence DNA region contains:
- the LOC142180856 gene encoding uncharacterized protein LOC142180856, whose protein sequence is MVTYWILNSLSKEIADSVEYANDAVELWRELEDRYEQTNDARLYQIPKEINDLPQGTLDITNYYTQLKKLWEELSTFSAKTQCSCQCICGAKENMHKAEHDKRLIQFLLGFNEVYTAVRGSILMMNPLPSMAQALSLLIQDEKQ, encoded by the coding sequence ATGGTGACCTATTGGATTCTTAATTCACTATCAAAGGAGATAGCAGATAGTGTAGAATATGCTAATGATGCAGTTGAACTGTGGAGAGAACTAGAAGATCGATATGAACAGACCAATGATGCGAGATTGTACCAAATTCCGAAGGAGATCAATGATCTACCCCAAGGTACTTTGGATATCACTAACTATTATACTCAACTGAAGAAGCTTTGGGAAGAACTGAGCACCTTCAGTGCAAAGACACAGTGCAGCTGTCAATGCATTTGTGGTGCCAAGGAGAATATGCACAAGGCGGAACATGACAAGAGATTGATTCAATTTCTTTTGGGATTTAATGAGGTCTATACAGCAGTAAGGGGTAGCATTCTCATGATGAATCCACTGCCTTCAATGGCACAAGCCTTGTCACTGCTCATTCAAGATGAAAAGCAATGA